Proteins encoded within one genomic window of Halomonas sp. YLGW01:
- the dnaJ gene encoding molecular chaperone DnaJ: MSKRDYYEVLGVERGADQKEVKKAYRRLAQKFHPDRNPDDESAQQKFQEVSEAYEVLSDAEKRAAYDQFGHAGVDGQGGGGFGGAGAGGFSDIFGDVFGDIFGGGGGGRRHPNAPQRGSDLRYNLELDLEDAVAGTSVDIRVPRHVECGRCDGGGAEPGSTKETCPTCAGHGQVRMQQGFFAVQQTCPTCHGSGQQIKVPCHECHGEGRVRETRTLSVKIPAGVDTGDRIRLNAEGEAGLNGGPPGDLYVQVAIKPHKIFRRDGRDLQCEVPINFVDAALGGELEVPTLNGRVKLKIPAETQTGKLFRMRGKGVKPVRGGPAGDLLCKVVLETPVNLSDEQKDLLRRFQDSLEGSNSHHSPKKTSFFDGVKKFFEDMKP; encoded by the coding sequence ATGTCCAAACGTGATTACTACGAGGTCCTGGGCGTCGAGCGCGGGGCCGACCAGAAAGAGGTCAAGAAGGCCTACCGACGCCTCGCCCAGAAGTTTCACCCGGACCGCAATCCGGATGACGAGAGCGCTCAGCAGAAGTTCCAGGAAGTGTCCGAGGCCTACGAGGTCCTGAGCGACGCCGAGAAACGTGCGGCCTACGACCAGTTCGGTCACGCCGGCGTCGATGGTCAGGGCGGTGGCGGCTTCGGCGGCGCCGGGGCCGGCGGCTTCAGCGACATCTTCGGCGACGTGTTCGGCGATATCTTCGGCGGAGGCGGCGGTGGTCGTCGTCATCCCAACGCCCCGCAGCGCGGCTCCGACCTGCGCTACAACCTCGAGCTCGACCTCGAGGATGCGGTGGCCGGCACCTCGGTGGATATCCGCGTGCCGCGTCACGTCGAGTGCGGCCGCTGCGACGGCGGCGGCGCCGAGCCGGGTTCCACCAAGGAGACCTGCCCGACCTGTGCCGGTCACGGCCAGGTGCGCATGCAGCAGGGCTTCTTCGCCGTGCAGCAGACCTGTCCGACCTGTCATGGCTCCGGCCAGCAGATCAAGGTGCCCTGCCACGAGTGTCATGGCGAAGGGCGCGTGCGCGAGACCCGCACCCTGTCGGTGAAGATTCCGGCCGGTGTCGATACCGGCGATCGCATTCGCCTCAACGCCGAGGGCGAAGCCGGCCTCAACGGTGGCCCGCCCGGCGATCTCTATGTGCAGGTGGCGATCAAGCCGCACAAGATCTTCCGCCGCGACGGTCGCGACCTGCAGTGCGAAGTGCCGATCAACTTCGTCGATGCGGCGCTGGGCGGTGAGCTCGAAGTGCCGACCCTGAATGGCCGGGTCAAGCTGAAGATTCCCGCCGAGACCCAGACCGGCAAGCTGTTCCGCATGCGCGGCAAGGGCGTCAAGCCGGTTCGCGGCGGCCCCGCCGGCGACCTGCTGTGCAAGGTCGTGCTGGAGACCCCGGTCAATCTCAGCGACGAGCAGAAAGACCTGCTGCGCCGCTTCCAGGACAGCCTGGAGGGCAGCAACAGCCACCACTCGCCGAAGAAGACCAGCTTCTTCGACGGCGTGAAGAAGTTCTTCGAGGACATGAAGCCCTAG
- the dnaK gene encoding molecular chaperone DnaK encodes MGRIIGIDLGTTNSCVAVLDGDSAKVIENAEGGRTTPSIIAYTDDGETLVGQAAKRQAVTNPQNTLYAIKRLIGRRFKDDVVQKDIKMVPYTITEADNGDAWVQVKDKKLAPPQVSAEVLKKMKKTAEDYLGEEVTEAVITVPAYFNDSQRQATKDAGRIAGLEVKRIINEPTAAALAYGMDKARGDKTIAVYDLGGGTFDISIIEVADVDGETQFEVLATNGDTFLGGEDFDMQLINYLVDQFKADSGIDLSGDNLAMQRLKEAAEKAKIELSSAQQTDVNLPYVTADNTGPKHLNVKVTRAKLESLVEDLVKRSMAPCKTALSDAGLSASEIDDVILVGGQTRMPMVQKQVAEFFGKDARKDVNPDEAVAVGAAIQGGVLGGDVKDVLLLDVTPLTLGIETLGGVMTPLIEKNSTIPTKKTQTFSTADDNQTAVTIHVQQGERKQSSGNKSLGRFDLSDIPPAPRGVPQIEVAFDLDANGILNVSAKDKATGKEQSIVIKASSGLSDEEIEQMVQDAEAHADEDKKFEELVQLRNQADGMVHAAKKTIEEAGDKATDDEKQKIETAIAELEEASKGDDQEAIQAKLDALTEASGALAQKMYAEQAEGEQAQAGAEAGAKQEDDVVDAEYEEVNDDQKKQ; translated from the coding sequence ATGGGACGCATCATCGGTATTGACCTGGGGACAACCAACTCCTGTGTCGCCGTTCTCGACGGCGACAGCGCCAAAGTCATCGAGAACGCCGAAGGTGGCCGCACCACGCCGTCCATCATCGCCTACACCGATGATGGCGAGACGCTGGTGGGTCAGGCGGCCAAGCGCCAGGCCGTCACCAACCCGCAGAACACCCTGTACGCGATCAAGCGCCTGATCGGCCGTCGCTTCAAGGACGATGTCGTCCAGAAGGACATCAAGATGGTGCCCTACACCATCACCGAAGCCGACAACGGCGACGCCTGGGTACAGGTCAAGGACAAGAAGCTGGCACCGCCGCAGGTCAGCGCCGAAGTCCTTAAGAAGATGAAGAAGACCGCCGAAGACTACCTGGGCGAGGAAGTGACCGAGGCGGTGATCACCGTGCCGGCCTACTTCAACGACTCCCAGCGTCAGGCCACCAAGGACGCGGGTCGCATCGCTGGCCTCGAGGTCAAGCGCATCATCAACGAGCCGACCGCGGCTGCCCTGGCCTACGGCATGGACAAGGCCCGCGGCGACAAGACCATCGCGGTCTATGACCTGGGTGGCGGTACCTTCGATATCTCCATCATTGAAGTGGCCGACGTCGACGGCGAGACCCAGTTCGAAGTGCTCGCCACCAACGGCGACACCTTCCTGGGTGGCGAAGACTTCGACATGCAGCTGATCAACTACCTGGTCGATCAGTTCAAGGCCGACAGCGGCATCGACCTCTCCGGCGACAACCTGGCCATGCAGCGCCTCAAGGAAGCCGCCGAGAAGGCCAAGATCGAGCTGTCCAGCGCTCAGCAGACCGACGTCAACCTGCCGTACGTCACTGCCGACAACACCGGTCCCAAGCACCTCAACGTCAAGGTGACCCGTGCCAAGCTCGAGTCGCTGGTCGAGGACCTGGTCAAGCGTTCCATGGCGCCCTGCAAGACCGCCCTGTCCGACGCCGGCCTGTCCGCGTCCGAGATCGACGACGTGATCCTGGTGGGCGGTCAGACTCGCATGCCGATGGTGCAGAAGCAGGTCGCCGAGTTCTTCGGCAAGGACGCCCGCAAGGACGTTAACCCGGACGAAGCCGTGGCCGTGGGTGCTGCCATCCAGGGCGGCGTACTGGGCGGCGACGTCAAGGACGTGCTGCTGCTCGACGTGACCCCGCTGACGCTGGGCATCGAGACCCTCGGCGGCGTGATGACCCCGCTGATCGAGAAGAACTCGACCATCCCGACCAAGAAGACCCAGACCTTCTCGACCGCGGATGACAACCAGACGGCCGTGACCATCCACGTCCAGCAGGGCGAGCGCAAGCAGTCCAGCGGCAACAAGTCTCTGGGTCGTTTCGACCTCAGCGACATTCCGCCGGCGCCGCGTGGCGTGCCGCAGATCGAAGTCGCCTTCGACCTCGACGCCAACGGCATCCTCAACGTGTCCGCCAAGGACAAGGCCACCGGCAAGGAACAGTCGATCGTCATCAAGGCCTCCAGCGGCCTGTCCGATGAAGAGATCGAGCAGATGGTCCAGGACGCCGAGGCTCACGCCGACGAGGACAAGAAGTTCGAGGAGCTGGTTCAGCTGCGCAACCAGGCCGACGGCATGGTCCACGCCGCCAAGAAGACCATCGAGGAAGCCGGTGACAAGGCGACCGACGATGAGAAGCAGAAGATCGAAACGGCCATCGCCGAGCTGGAAGAGGCGTCCAAGGGCGACGACCAGGAAGCCATCCAGGCCAAGCTGGATGCCCTGACCGAAGCCTCCGGCGCCCTGGCGCAGAAGATGTACGCCGAGCAGGCCGAAGGCGAGCAGGCCCAGGCCGGCGCCGAGGCGGGTGCCAAGCAGGAAGATGACGTGGTCGACGCCGAGTACGAAGAAGTCAACGACGACCAGAAAAAGCAGTAA
- the carA gene encoding glutamine-hydrolyzing carbamoyl-phosphate synthase small subunit, translating to MNKPAILALEDGSVFHGIAIGADGQTSGEVVFNTAMTGYQEILTDPSYTRQIVTLTYPHIGNTGINSEDVESGAIAAAGLVIRDLPLLASNFRSEQRLDDYLKSQNVLGIADIDTRRLTRILRDKGAQNGAILAGPDAEGDDAVERALAAAKAFPGLKGMDLAKVVSCQTPYEWSEGEWTLGQGYADTTTSERPFHVVAYDFGVKRNILRMLASRGCRLTVVPAQTPAAEVLALNPDGVFLANGPGDPEPCDYAITAIREILDTELPVFGICLGHQLLALASGAKTAKMKFGHHGANHPVQDLETGQVMITSQNHGFAADEASLPATLRATHRSLFDGSLQGIERTDRPAFGFQGHPEASPGPRDVAPLFDKFVALMQARR from the coding sequence TTGAACAAACCCGCGATATTGGCCTTGGAAGATGGCAGCGTTTTCCATGGCATTGCGATCGGCGCCGATGGGCAAACCAGCGGTGAAGTGGTGTTCAATACCGCCATGACCGGTTACCAAGAGATTCTCACCGACCCCTCCTACACCCGACAGATCGTCACCCTCACCTATCCCCACATCGGCAACACCGGCATCAATTCTGAAGACGTCGAGTCTGGCGCCATCGCCGCCGCCGGCCTGGTGATCCGCGACCTGCCGCTGCTGGCCAGCAACTTCCGCAGCGAGCAGCGCCTCGACGACTACCTGAAGAGCCAGAACGTGCTCGGCATCGCCGATATCGATACGCGTCGCCTGACGCGGATCCTGCGCGACAAGGGGGCCCAGAACGGCGCCATCCTGGCGGGCCCGGATGCCGAAGGTGATGACGCCGTCGAGCGCGCCCTGGCCGCGGCTAAGGCCTTCCCGGGCCTCAAGGGCATGGATCTGGCCAAGGTGGTGTCCTGCCAGACCCCGTATGAGTGGAGCGAAGGCGAGTGGACCCTGGGTCAGGGCTATGCCGATACGACGACCAGCGAGCGCCCCTTCCATGTGGTCGCCTACGATTTCGGCGTCAAGCGCAACATCCTGCGCATGCTGGCCTCCCGCGGATGCCGCCTGACCGTGGTGCCGGCTCAGACCCCGGCCGCCGAGGTGCTGGCGCTGAACCCGGATGGCGTCTTCCTGGCCAACGGCCCGGGCGACCCCGAGCCCTGCGACTACGCGATCACCGCGATCCGCGAGATCCTCGACACCGAACTGCCGGTGTTCGGCATCTGCCTGGGCCATCAGCTGCTGGCGCTGGCCAGCGGCGCCAAGACCGCCAAGATGAAGTTTGGCCACCACGGCGCCAACCACCCGGTTCAGGATCTGGAGACTGGCCAGGTGATGATCACCAGCCAGAACCACGGCTTCGCCGCCGACGAGGCGAGCCTGCCGGCTACCCTGCGCGCCACCCATCGCTCGCTGTTCGATGGCTCGCTGCAGGGCATCGAGCGCACCGATCGTCCGGCGTTCGGCTTCCAGGGTCACCCCGAAGCGAGCCCCGGCCCGCGCGATGTGGCGCCGCTGTTCGACAAGTTCGTTGCCCTGATGCAGGCCCGCCGCTAG
- the greA gene encoding transcription elongation factor GreA: protein MNKVPMTVAGEQNLRQELEQLKSVERPQVIAAIAEAREHGDLKENAEYHAAREQQGFIEGRIQEIEGKLSSSQVIDVTKLPKTGKVIFGVTVELINLENDEEVRYRIVGEDEADIKSGKISVTSPIARALIGKEESDVVVVKTPGGEVEYEIASVEHL from the coding sequence ATGAACAAGGTCCCGATGACCGTGGCCGGCGAGCAGAACCTGCGACAAGAGCTTGAACAGCTCAAGAGCGTGGAGCGCCCCCAGGTGATCGCCGCCATCGCCGAGGCTCGTGAGCACGGCGATCTCAAGGAGAACGCCGAATATCACGCCGCTCGCGAGCAGCAGGGTTTCATCGAAGGGCGCATCCAGGAGATCGAGGGCAAGCTCTCGAGCTCCCAGGTGATCGACGTCACCAAGCTGCCCAAGACCGGCAAGGTGATCTTCGGCGTGACCGTCGAGCTGATCAATCTGGAGAACGACGAGGAAGTACGTTACCGGATCGTCGGTGAGGACGAGGCCGACATCAAGTCAGGCAAGATCTCGGTCACCTCCCCGATCGCCCGTGCCCTGATCGGCAAGGAAGAAAGCGACGTGGTGGTGGTCAAGACTCCCGGCGGCGAGGTCGAGTACGAGATCGCAAGCGTCGAGCACCTCTGA
- a CDS encoding DUF2218 domain-containing protein, which yields MPISRAEIPTASGRNLIKRLCKHWAHKLKVEHDEGRGRVHFDAGTCLMEADGERLVVAIEALHVEGLDALEGVVASHLERMAGDEPLTIVWEN from the coding sequence ATGCCCATTTCCCGCGCCGAGATTCCCACCGCCTCTGGCCGCAACTTGATCAAGCGCCTGTGCAAGCATTGGGCGCATAAGCTTAAGGTCGAGCATGACGAGGGCCGCGGCCGTGTCCACTTCGATGCCGGCACCTGCCTGATGGAGGCCGATGGCGAGCGGCTGGTGGTGGCCATCGAGGCGCTGCATGTGGAAGGCCTCGACGCCCTCGAGGGCGTGGTGGCAAGCCACCTGGAGCGCATGGCCGGCGATGAGCCGCTGACGATCGTCTGGGAGAACTGA
- a CDS encoding DMT family transporter, with product MLKAHLGLLLWALLVGLSFPAVGLIDAALPPMLLTALRFAIAALALWVLVRHSPDRWPVGAAWWLYAAMGLCLAGFFAAMFWAASQTTALSMATLFVSVPLLAFLLGLVAGLERRRWRLPLILGLGATGALLLAWAEAGGRGLGGGTGRATGLAMGRGEAVFFLGCLASAGYPVLSKWGLSRGLVSSSAAVRTFWSLTLGGVLIGALGLAIEPAMALYSMRPRDGLVLFYLGLFSSALTFWLQQRATAVLTPAAVTAYGYLVPFVSMLLLFLQAPGRLDWQWLPGSVLVLAAIVLLWRDDAQGRRG from the coding sequence ATCCTCAAGGCTCACCTCGGCCTGCTGCTGTGGGCGCTACTGGTGGGGCTGTCGTTTCCGGCGGTGGGGCTGATCGATGCCGCCCTGCCGCCGATGCTGCTGACCGCCCTGCGTTTTGCTATCGCGGCGCTGGCTCTGTGGGTGCTGGTGCGGCACTCGCCGGATCGCTGGCCCGTTGGCGCCGCCTGGTGGCTCTATGCGGCGATGGGGTTGTGCCTGGCCGGCTTCTTCGCGGCGATGTTCTGGGCGGCGAGCCAGACAACGGCGCTCTCGATGGCCACGCTGTTCGTCAGCGTGCCGCTGCTGGCCTTCCTGCTGGGGTTGGTGGCGGGACTCGAGCGACGCCGCTGGCGGCTGCCGCTGATCCTTGGTCTGGGGGCGACCGGCGCGCTGTTGCTGGCCTGGGCCGAGGCCGGTGGCCGCGGGTTAGGGGGCGGTACAGGGCGTGCGACGGGGCTTGCGATGGGGCGCGGCGAGGCGGTCTTCTTCCTCGGCTGTCTGGCCAGTGCCGGCTATCCGGTGCTGTCCAAGTGGGGGCTGTCGCGTGGGCTGGTCTCGAGCTCGGCGGCGGTGCGCACCTTCTGGAGCCTGACGCTCGGCGGCGTGCTGATCGGGGCCCTGGGGCTCGCGATCGAACCCGCTATGGCGCTTTACTCAATGCGCCCCCGGGATGGCCTGGTGCTGTTCTACCTGGGGCTCTTCTCCAGCGCCCTGACCTTCTGGCTGCAGCAGCGGGCGACCGCGGTGCTGACGCCCGCGGCCGTCACCGCCTACGGCTACCTGGTGCCCTTCGTGTCGATGCTGCTGCTGTTTCTTCAAGCGCCCGGGCGACTTGACTGGCAATGGCTGCCCGGCAGTGTGCTGGTGCTGGCGGCGATCGTGTTGCTGTGGCGTGACGACGCCCAGGGTCGACGGGGCTGA
- the dapB gene encoding 4-hydroxy-tetrahydrodipicolinate reductase, producing the protein MSSHAPRIAIVGVAGRMGRTLVNAVTQDPEATLAAGIVESGSSLAGADLGELAGLGKLGVVASDDLAAVLDEVDVLIDFTAPRVTLDNLALCAQHGKAIVIGTTGLSDDELAELDGYRDRVPMVFAPNMSVGVNLTLKLLETAAKALGDEGYDIEVIESHHRHKVDAPSGTALKMGEVMADALKRPLKEYGVFERVGQCGPRTDKEIGFATVRAGDIVGEHTVMFATEGERIEITHKASSRMTFAKGAVRAARWVAARPAGRYDMQDVLELK; encoded by the coding sequence ATGTCCTCTCACGCTCCCCGCATTGCCATCGTCGGCGTCGCCGGCCGCATGGGCCGTACCCTGGTCAACGCCGTCACCCAGGACCCGGAGGCCACCCTGGCCGCGGGGATCGTCGAGTCGGGCAGTTCGCTCGCCGGCGCCGATCTGGGCGAGCTGGCGGGCCTCGGCAAGCTCGGCGTGGTGGCCAGTGACGATCTCGCCGCCGTGCTCGATGAGGTCGACGTGCTGATCGACTTCACCGCGCCCCGGGTGACGCTGGATAATCTGGCGCTGTGTGCCCAGCACGGCAAGGCGATCGTGATCGGCACCACCGGGCTCTCCGACGATGAGCTCGCCGAGCTCGACGGCTATCGCGACCGGGTGCCGATGGTCTTCGCGCCCAACATGAGCGTCGGCGTCAACCTGACCCTCAAGCTGCTCGAAACCGCCGCCAAGGCGCTCGGCGACGAAGGCTACGACATCGAGGTGATCGAGTCCCACCATCGCCACAAGGTCGATGCGCCCTCCGGCACGGCGCTGAAGATGGGCGAGGTGATGGCCGATGCTCTTAAGCGCCCCCTCAAGGAGTACGGCGTGTTCGAGCGGGTCGGCCAGTGTGGCCCACGCACCGACAAGGAGATCGGCTTCGCCACCGTGCGAGCCGGCGACATCGTCGGGGAGCACACGGTGATGTTCGCCACCGAAGGCGAGCGCATCGAGATCACCCACAAGGCCAGTAGCCGCATGACCTTCGCCAAGGGCGCGGTGCGCGCCGCGCGCTGGGTCGCCGCTCGCCCGGCGGGGCGCTATGACATGCAGGACGTGCTCGAACTCAAGTAA
- the carB gene encoding carbamoyl-phosphate synthase large subunit — MPKRTDIQSILIIGAGPIVIGQACEFDYSGAQACKALREEGYRVILVNSNPATIMTDPVMADATYIEPITWEAVEKIIEAERPDAVLPTMGGQTALNCALELDKHGVLEKYGVEMIGANADTIDKAEDRDRFDQAMKKIGLECPKAKVAHSMDEAWEIQAELGFPTIIRPSFTMGGSGGGVAYNKEEFEEICHRGFELSTNHELLIDESLLGWKEYEMEVVRDKHDNCIIVCAIENFDPMGVHTGDSITVAPAQTLTDKEYQIMRDASLAVLREIGVETGGSNVQFGVDPNTGRMVVIEMNPRVSRSSALASKATGFPIAKIAAKLAVGYTLDELNNDITGGRTPASFEPAIDYVVTKIPRFTFEKFPQANDRLTTQMKSVGEVMAIGRTFQESLQKALRGMETGKDGLDPVVEDYSPESMAHLKGELQAAGAERIFYIADAMRAGMSVDEIFALTNVDRWYLVQLEELIRLEEDLKRRSLSDLSGREIFALKRKGFSDARLSSLLGVSEGEFRKARQSHDVRPVYKRVDTCAAEFASDTAYMYSTYEEECEAEVSDKKKIMVLGGGPNRIGQGIEFDYCCVHAALAMREDGYETIMVNCNPETVSTDYDISDRLYFEPVTLEDVLEIADKERPEGVIVQFGGQTPLKLARALEAAGVPIIGTTPDAIDRAEDRERFQHMIDKLGLKQPPNATARSFEEAFAKAEAIGYPLVVRPSYVLGGRAMEIVYSATELERYMTHAVKVSNDSPVLLDHFLKAAVEVDVDAVSDGEQVVIGGIMQHIEQAGVHSGDSACALPPYSLPADVQDEMRDQIKRMAVELNVVGLMNVQLAWQDGEIYVIEVNPRASRTVPFVSKCIGTSLAQIAARCMAGQTLASQGFTREIVPHFYSVKEAVFPFNKFPGVDPILAPEMKSTGEVMGSGETFAEAFYKAQLGAGEAIPRLTGERKAFLSVREPDKAGVIEVAQSLVELGFTLCATRGTARALEAAGIAVESVNKVNEGRPHIVDMLKNDEVAYIVNTTEGRQAITDSSVIRRTALARKVPYATTLAGAQAVCLALEYGNQITVRRLQELHAGATK; from the coding sequence ATGCCCAAGCGTACCGATATCCAGAGCATCCTGATCATTGGCGCTGGCCCGATCGTCATCGGCCAGGCCTGCGAATTCGACTATTCCGGCGCCCAGGCCTGCAAGGCCCTGCGCGAGGAGGGCTACCGGGTCATCCTGGTCAACTCCAATCCGGCGACCATCATGACCGACCCGGTGATGGCCGATGCCACCTACATCGAGCCGATCACCTGGGAAGCGGTGGAGAAGATCATCGAGGCCGAGCGCCCCGATGCGGTGCTGCCGACCATGGGCGGCCAGACCGCCCTGAACTGTGCCCTGGAGCTCGACAAGCACGGCGTGCTCGAGAAGTACGGTGTGGAGATGATCGGCGCCAACGCCGACACCATCGACAAGGCCGAGGATCGGGACCGCTTCGATCAGGCCATGAAGAAGATCGGCCTGGAGTGTCCGAAGGCCAAGGTCGCGCACTCCATGGACGAGGCCTGGGAGATTCAGGCCGAGCTCGGCTTCCCGACCATCATCCGTCCGTCCTTCACCATGGGCGGCTCCGGTGGCGGCGTGGCCTACAACAAGGAAGAGTTCGAGGAGATCTGCCATCGCGGTTTCGAACTCTCCACCAACCATGAGCTCCTGATCGACGAGTCGCTGCTCGGCTGGAAGGAGTACGAGATGGAGGTCGTGCGCGACAAGCACGACAACTGCATCATCGTCTGCGCCATCGAGAACTTCGACCCGATGGGCGTGCACACCGGCGACTCGATCACCGTGGCCCCGGCCCAGACGCTGACCGACAAGGAATACCAGATCATGCGCGACGCATCGCTTGCGGTGCTGCGTGAGATCGGCGTCGAGACCGGCGGTTCCAACGTGCAGTTCGGCGTCGACCCGAATACCGGGCGCATGGTCGTGATCGAGATGAACCCGCGGGTGTCGCGCTCCTCGGCGCTGGCCTCCAAGGCCACCGGCTTCCCGATCGCCAAGATCGCCGCCAAGCTGGCCGTCGGCTATACCCTCGACGAGCTCAACAACGACATTACCGGCGGTCGCACCCCGGCGTCCTTCGAGCCGGCGATCGACTACGTCGTGACCAAGATTCCGCGCTTCACCTTCGAGAAGTTCCCCCAGGCGAATGACCGCCTGACCACCCAGATGAAGTCGGTGGGCGAGGTGATGGCGATCGGCCGTACCTTCCAGGAGTCGCTGCAGAAGGCGCTGCGCGGCATGGAGACCGGCAAGGACGGTCTCGACCCGGTGGTCGAGGACTATTCGCCGGAGAGCATGGCGCACCTAAAGGGCGAGCTGCAGGCCGCCGGCGCCGAGCGCATCTTCTACATCGCCGATGCCATGCGCGCCGGCATGAGCGTCGACGAGATCTTCGCCCTCACCAACGTCGACCGCTGGTACCTGGTGCAGCTCGAGGAGCTGATTCGCCTCGAGGAAGACCTGAAGCGCCGTTCCCTGTCCGACTTGAGTGGCCGCGAGATCTTCGCGCTCAAGCGCAAGGGCTTCTCGGATGCCCGCCTGTCGAGCCTGCTCGGCGTGTCCGAGGGCGAGTTCCGCAAGGCACGCCAGAGTCACGACGTGCGCCCGGTCTACAAGCGCGTCGACACCTGCGCCGCCGAGTTCGCCTCCGACACCGCTTACATGTACTCCACCTACGAGGAGGAGTGCGAGGCCGAGGTCAGCGACAAGAAGAAGATCATGGTGCTGGGCGGCGGGCCCAACCGCATCGGCCAGGGCATCGAGTTCGACTACTGCTGCGTCCACGCCGCCCTCGCCATGCGCGAGGATGGATACGAGACCATCATGGTCAACTGCAACCCGGAGACCGTGTCCACCGACTACGACATCTCCGATCGCCTCTACTTCGAGCCGGTGACCCTCGAGGACGTGCTGGAGATCGCCGACAAGGAGCGCCCGGAGGGCGTGATCGTGCAGTTCGGCGGCCAGACGCCGCTCAAGCTGGCCCGGGCCCTTGAGGCCGCCGGCGTGCCGATCATCGGCACCACCCCGGACGCCATCGACCGCGCCGAGGACCGCGAGCGCTTCCAGCACATGATCGACAAGCTGGGTCTCAAGCAGCCGCCCAACGCCACCGCCAGAAGCTTCGAGGAGGCCTTCGCCAAGGCCGAGGCCATCGGCTACCCGCTGGTGGTGCGTCCATCCTACGTGCTGGGCGGCCGGGCCATGGAGATCGTCTACTCGGCCACCGAGCTCGAGCGCTACATGACGCACGCGGTCAAGGTCTCCAACGACTCTCCGGTGCTGCTGGATCACTTCCTCAAGGCGGCCGTGGAGGTCGACGTGGATGCGGTCAGCGACGGTGAGCAGGTGGTGATCGGCGGCATCATGCAGCACATCGAGCAGGCCGGCGTGCACTCCGGCGACTCCGCCTGTGCGCTGCCGCCGTATTCGCTGCCGGCCGACGTCCAGGACGAGATGCGCGACCAGATCAAGCGCATGGCCGTGGAGCTCAACGTGGTCGGCCTGATGAACGTGCAGCTCGCCTGGCAGGACGGCGAGATCTACGTCATCGAGGTCAACCCGCGGGCCTCGCGCACCGTGCCCTTCGTGTCGAAGTGCATCGGCACCTCGCTCGCTCAGATCGCGGCGCGCTGCATGGCCGGCCAGACCCTCGCCTCCCAGGGCTTCACCCGCGAGATCGTGCCGCACTTCTACAGCGTCAAGGAAGCGGTCTTCCCCTTCAACAAGTTCCCGGGGGTCGATCCGATCCTGGCGCCGGAGATGAAGTCCACCGGTGAGGTGATGGGCTCGGGCGAGACCTTCGCCGAGGCCTTCTACAAGGCGCAGCTGGGCGCCGGCGAGGCGATTCCGCGCCTGACCGGCGAGCGCAAGGCCTTCCTGTCGGTCCGTGAGCCCGACAAGGCAGGCGTTATCGAGGTCGCTCAATCTTTGGTAGAATTGGGCTTCACCCTTTGCGCTACCCGCGGCACCGCGCGCGCCCTCGAGGCCGCCGGCATCGCCGTCGAGTCCGTGAACAAGGTCAATGAAGGCAGGCCGCACATCGTCGATATGCTCAAGAACGACGAGGTGGCCTACATCGTCAATACCACCGAGGGGCGCCAGGCCATCACCGACTCCTCGGTCATCCGTCGCACCGCTCTCGCCCGCAAGGTCCCCTACGCCACCACGTTGGCGGGGGCGCAGGCCGTTTGTCTGGCGCTCGAGTATGGCAACCAGATCACGGTGCGGCGGCTTCAGGAACTGCATGCAGGAGCGACAAAATGA